From the Papaver somniferum cultivar HN1 chromosome 2, ASM357369v1, whole genome shotgun sequence genome, the window ATCCTATGTGGacttagacatttatcttcacatacatttcATTGGAGAAGCTTTAATATCTTTTTTGCCAGATTCGGTCAGTGAGATTGGTAAAATTTAAATACTTGAATGTCTAATGGAAAAAAATGATTTAAGGAAAGCAGCGAGACTGTAAGTCATTTCTTTCTTTAGACACCCATGCAGTGGGGCACAAGTTATTGGGATCCGGCTTCGAACCTCTAATTTCGTATCACGTTGTTTAGAGAAATGACAACAAGACTACTGTCGTCCAACAACTTGACCACTATACTACGGAGGCATTTGCCACACTCTTACAATATTAAACATGCGTAAATGCCATTTCAAAGGAGCTtacatagaagaagaagaattggagTAACCATCCCATGACTGAAGTAGTTGGATTGGACAACCAAAACCTTAAAAGCATCGGTAAAAtagaaatataaatataaataatgaAAAAGCAATCTTATTACTGCTGCAAGGATCCTCTAGCATCATGACACCTTCCAAGAAAACCTCCACTTCGCATGAAACTCCATCCAGTTCCACTTTGCTGCAAGAGATCAAGAATCAGTTGGAAAAGTCTAATAATGATTATGATTTAAAGTTGcttgcttctttttcttctccaaaaTTTGTGGAACTCGCTGAAAGTGTAAGACCATCCATATTAAGTGCCATAAAGAGATCTCTGGCCAAAGTGCCGCTGGTGAATACAGATATGTTTGCGAAGATTGCCACAGAAGGAAATTGCTAAGTCGTGTTGCACCTGAAGTACGAACTATAATGTCAGGTTCAGGGTATGCAGCCATGCGCATATGTCTCTCTATATCTGATAATGAAATTTCAAACTCGGGATCACTCTCATCAAAATCAACTCGACTCTGATCAGTACCGGTACCACTGGAATCCAGTTTTTGTAACTTACGCCTCTTGTCTTCATAAGATTTTTGGACAGCATTCATGATCTCAGTGACGGATGAATATCCTGCGCAAACCAGTACCACAAATTTCTTGTTTTTGGCCGTGGCTGCCATTGCTCTCTTAGCTGCTGCCCTGGTAGTATCGTTTAAGAGCTTCAAGTTTCCTATGAACTGTATTCTAATCCCTAATTTATTCATGAGGCTCTCTTCTTTGAGTATCTCCCCAATTTTCTCTTCCATCAGAGCCATTAAATACTTAACTTCTTTAGGGCTTCTGTTCAGATTTTCGGCACCAAAAGCAAATACACTCACATATTTCACCTTTAACTCATAACAGTACTTCAACATCGACATCAGAGCAAAGAATCCAACTCTGTGGCCAGCACCTTCATTCAGTCCATGTTTCCGAGCATACCTCCGGTTTCCATCCATGATAAACGATATATGAGTCGGGATTGGACCGACAGAAAGCACGCTGAAGATAAGCCTTCGGATAAAACTAAACAAGTTTCCGAAGAACTCAGTTAACTTCATCTTATATGACTGCATCCTTACTGACAGAAATTTGAAATCAGTTTTCAGTGAGTATATGACTTAACCTAAGTTGAATAGAAATTAGACTATTTTAAGTCCTTCAAAACCTGCAGATATCCTGATACAAGCACCGTATTCTataaacaaagaaaaaagcaTCAAATAAAGCTTACATGAACTTTGTTTTCTTGATGGAAATCAGTTCTTTTTGATTGGGTTGGAGAATGTTAGGACTCTAAACTAACTGCATTTTGGGAGGAAAATGCAGATGAGTGTTTGAAGTGTCATGTACTTTGAATTTCTACTTTTTAACTATCATGTAGAAtcacacacatatatatgtatataaccaACAACCAGTTGTTCCTAACAGTCATACAAACTGAACTGTCTGAGCTACCTATCCAAGAGTTTCTGCATGTAGTACCTTCATATTTACAAAAGGCAAAAAGTATAAATAATAACCATAGACTGGCAGGTACTAATTAGTTATGTGTAAAAACTTTAAATCGTGTTGATACCTAAgtaagaaaaaggaaatattctAATTTATTTCCTACAAACTACTTTATGTTGTGGACAGACGAACACTTACTGTTGAAGTGTTTACAGCAAGTTGATTCACGAATCACGGAACAGCCTCCTTCAAGCTACGGCATGTTCACGAATTACAGTACAGTACCTATTCAATGTGACTTCTCAATGCATATTTTTATGGTTATGTACTATTAGCATTCAAGATTAGTTTTCAACTATGGGGTACCGTGTACCACGCACGTATGGAAAGTACCTGCTTCTCTGATGCAGTCAAAACCTCAGCAGGTGATTCATCATTCTGAGATGATCCCAGGCTAGCATTGGTGGAAGTCCTGCTTCAGATAAAAATAAGATTCTAAGCAGCGCCTGGAGATTAAGGTGGAGAAACTCAAATGACTTCCTCCATGTTTTAACATACCTTGAGACCTCTGTCACATTATGTACAACTGTACATGCCGCTCCGGAAGAGGCCAAAACTGCATCTTCTTCACTTTTAGTACTTTTGAATACCTGAGGAAATACTTCACTACTTAGCTAAACATGAAGGACCTTAAACGAAAGCTACAGTAGGAGGATCCAAAAACAATGCTTACCTCTAAAGCAGCGGTGTTCACAAGAATCAATGCTTGATTCTGCCCATTCTGCACTGCTCCCTAGAGTCTCCTTAATCACAGGTCATGGCTACTGATGCACCAAACACTTGGTTGATTCGGCCGAGTCGTACACT encodes:
- the LOC113346812 gene encoding dehydrodolichyl diphosphate synthase 6-like, whose protein sequence is MQSYKMKLTEFFGNLFSFIRRLIFSVLSVGPIPTHISFIMDGNRRYARKHGLNEGAGHRVGFFALMSMLKYCYELKVKYVSVFAFGAENLNRSPKEVKYLMALMEEKIGEILKEESLMNKLGIRIQFIGNLKLLNDTTRAAAKRAMAATAKNKKFVVLVCAGYSSVTEIMNAVQKSYEDKRRKLQKLDSSGTGTDQSRVDFDESDPEFEISLSDIERHMRMAAYPEPDIIVRTSGATRLSNFLLWQSSQTYLYSPAALWPEISLWHLIWMVLHFQRVPQILEKKKKQATLNHNHY